Proteins encoded together in one Gigantopelta aegis isolate Gae_Host chromosome 8, Gae_host_genome, whole genome shotgun sequence window:
- the LOC121378534 gene encoding uncharacterized protein LOC121378534, producing MILFFVLAGFVQYEGLYVAAKPLCPEETYYDTSTRNCDPCSLICYRAEIQGTAKKCQELCPGYSMSTPSTTRAETDEPGDDNLKILLAVIMSLVIIVAVISILILKYRQKIAQIICSWRQTPHEVIGHGRRDAGSGVKAHDHQPHNLEPVDMLNLERQDEEISNGVGGDQSRAVFKNAQESERMHTQETDKMLEEQSEQTGGKY from the exons ATGATCTTGTTTTTCGTACTAGCAGGGTTTGTTCAGTACGAGGGATTGTACGTTGCGGCAAAGCCTCTGTGTCCCGAGGAAACATACTATGACACGTCCACACGTAACTGCGATCCGTGTAGTCTCATTTGTTACCGGGCTGAAATTCAGGGGACAGCAAAAAAGTGCCAGGAACTCTGTCCAG GTTACTCCATGTCTACACCATCAACAACACGAGCCGAAACTGATGAACCTGGGGACGACAACTTAAAAATCCTGTTGGCTGTAATTATGTCCCTTGTGATCATAGTTGCAGTTATAAGTATTCTCATCCTCAAGTACAGACAGAAGATAGCACAAATAATATGCAGCTGGAGACAAACCCCACACGAGGTCATAGGTCATGGTCGGAGAGACGCTGGGTCCGGGGTTAAAGCTCACGACCATCAACCACACAACCTGGAACCAG ttGATATGTTAAATCTGGAAAGACAAGATGAGGAAATTAGCAATGGAGTCGGTGGCGACCAGTCGCGTGCAGTTTTTAAGAATGCTCAGGAAAGTGAACGAATGCACACGCAAGAAACTGATAAGATGCTTGAAGAGCAATCTGAACAGACAGGTGGAAAATACTGA
- the LOC121380223 gene encoding uncharacterized protein LOC121380223: MFTKIVLIFTLNFCVIYCEDCLEGTYFDPVTARCDPCYFICFMAEIQATIDQCHKWCPNYTENVSTSRGIHQVKAGGATSCGRQTTLLIAVVLLLITVTSVLVVHVCYTRLNWRHGDKNGASGWRTCCRKDLYPDLVSQTNAFLTPI, encoded by the exons ATGTTTACGAAAATAGTCTTGATTTTCACGTTGAATTTCTGTGTGATATATTGCGAGGATTGTTTGGAGGGGACGTACTTTGACCCGGTCACTGCAAGATGCGACCCGTGttatttcatttgtttcatGGCGGAAATACAAGCCACTATTGACCAATGCCATAAATGGTGCCCAA ATTACACCGAAAATGTCTCCACTTCTCGCGGAATCCACCAGGTGAAGGCAGGTGGCGCCACAAGCTGTGGAAGGCAGACCACTCTGCTTATCGCCGTGGTGTTGCTGCTCATCACCGTGACGTCAGTGCTCGTGGTCCACGTGTGCTACACGCGTCTCAATTGGAGACATGGTGACAAGAATGGAGCTAGCGGCTGGAGGACTTGTTGTAGAAAGGATCTGTACCCAGACTTGGTCTCACAGACAAATGCTTTTCTCAcaccaatataa